Sequence from the Desulfovibrio oxyclinae DSM 11498 genome:
GCAGGATCTTGGCGTCGGTGCTGATGTGCTGCGGAATGGCGGCGCCCTTGGCGGCCACGCTCTGTTCCACGAGGGCGCGGTAGTTGTCCACGTCGCCGTTGAGTACGAACATGGTCTTCTCCAGCCCGGTGGAGACGTCGCCCTCCACCAGTCCGTCCACCGGGTGGCAGTTGGGGACGGAGATGATGCCGTTGGAGGCCCAGCGGGTATGGGCGATGATGTTCAGGCCGGTCATGCCTTCGCTCATCTTCCACAGCAGGCTGTCGGTGCGGATGAATTCGCGCAATGCAGCGCCGTTGTCACCGAGCTGGCCCACGAGCTGCGCCACCTTGTAGAGGAAGCGGCAGACGGTGCGGCCGTCTTCAAGGGGACGAACGATGACCTGACGCGTGTCCGCGTTGCAGATGTTGATTCGTTCGGAGAGTTCCTTGAGTTCGTCATCGGTGAGACCGGCCTCGGGGTCCCGGCCTGCAGGGAGCAGCACGGTGACCGCAATGCCGGCGGAGTCGCGTCCGCGCACTTCCAGCTTGTCAATGCTCTCAAGCACCTGCTCGGTGCCCCATGCCAGATAGTGCCTGTCGCGCAGGGAAGCGTCCTGTGCAATCGGCTCGGGCATGATGGCCCGGACGCGTCCGAGGTTGGCGAGGACTTCCTCGTTGACCTGCCAGAGGTAGTCTTCCAGCTTTTCGAGCAGCGCTTCAAGCTCGTCGGTACGCGGTCCTGCGGCGAGCTTGCGGGCGGTGCGGTCGCGCAGGGTGCGCATGCCGTCGCGAAGCTTTTCCATAAGCGCCAGCCGCTCCGCCTTGGACACAAGCTCCATGTGGAGCGCGAAAGACATAAGGTCCTGAAAACGGGATGCGAGAGTCTCAAGGGGCTGCTGCGCCTGTTCAAGCTCGCCGTTAGCCGCCGCTTCAACCGCGTCGGCCACGCCGTCGAGCCAGTCGCTGGATATTTCATCACGCCATCTGTTGTTGCTGAGAAAACTGGCGATTCCGCACATGGTGGGTGAGTCTCCTTATAATGAAAAGGGAGGGCGGGCCCTCCCGTTGTGTCGATGGTCCTGAATTACGTCACCTCAGGGCGCTTTGCAAGACCCGGGCGCGCGGCAACCCTTTCTCCGCGAAACGGGGTGCTCCGGGTTGCGAAGGAAATGGTTGAGCGGCGTCTTTTTCTAACCAATTTTGAGCCGAAAGACTGGATTTTCACGAGGCGATCAGCTACTCCGAAGGCGCGCGGGCGTTGGATCTTCATCGGGTCCGTGCGGGACGCATAGCATGATACGACATATAATGAACAAGTGGAACGGGTTCAGTGTTTCCGTGAAGCTGGGCATTGCGCTCGGCTGCATGGTGATGCTGCTCGGCTTCATGGCAATATCCGGCCTGATGATGCTGCACACCATTCAGCGTCATGCAGAGGGCGTCGTTGAGGAGAGCATGCTCTCTCAGCGGCTTTCTCTTGAGCTGGGCAACTCTTTGCAGCAGGCGAGGCAGGCTGAGAAAAACTTCTTTCTCTACGCTCCTGAACTGGGGGTGAGAAAGTCGCGGGAACGCTTTGCTCAAAAATGCTTCGACCAGATCGACGAGGTAGCTGCCGCAGCACACCGCCTGCGCGGAAGGTTGGCGCAAAGTCTGAGCGAGTCGCAGCGAAATCAGGTGATGGCGGACACCGGCCTTATCCTTTCGGCCTCCACCCGGTACCGGGAAACCTTTCGCCGTGCCGTCAATATGACCAAAGATCTGGGGGAAGGGCGCAAGCCGCTCATGGAGCAGCTCCGGCACGCGGTGCAGGAGGCCGCTGTGGCGGTCAAGGCGCTGGAAACTCCCGATCAGATGTGGCGGTTCCACCGCATCCAGCGTACCCTCGGAAAATTCTACGTGACCCATCGCAGCAGGGTGATGCTGGACGCCATAGAGATGATTCGCGTCCTCAGGGATTCCGCTCCCGACACCACGCGGGGAAAGCTTGCCCGCAGGTCGTTGCAGACTCTTATCGAGCGGGCGCTGCTGGTCAGTCGCGTTTCCGAGAGGCTGCGCATGAGCGTGGATCAGCTCGATGCGGAGGCCGTTGCCATGGAGCCTGCCGTGCTCAGGCTGGTCGAGCTCATGTCCGAAGACGCGAAGCGGGTCAGCGCGAGCATCATTTCGCACATCAGGACCCTTCGTTATCAATTCTGGGCAGCCGTGGGCTTTGCCTTTTTGCTGGCCCTGATTCTTGCCCGTGTGCTGCGACATGCTTTCGTGGACAAGATCACCGGCCTCACCCGTGCGGCGGACAGCTTCCGGCGGGGCGAATTCTCCGTGCGAGCGTCCTGCACCACCGATGACGAAATCGGGCATTTGGCCCGGAGTTTCAACAGCATGGCCGATCGCATCGAGGGACTCGTGCGTGAACTGGAGAACGAGGCGGCGCGGGCCAGTGACCGGCTGCTTGAGGCCATTGAGAGCATGTCCGAGGGGTTTGCGCTCTTCGACAATCAGGACCGGCTCGTGCTCTGCAATTCCAAGTACCGGGAAATTGATCTGGAGCAGGCCGAACACATTCTGCCGGGGACACATTTCGTGGATGTGGTTCGCCCCAACGTCATGGCAGGGGTCTATACCGGCATGAACGAAGGGCCGGAGGAGTGGCTGCGCCAGCGTGTGGAGCAGCATCGAAATCCTACGGGACCCTTTGAGCAGGAACTGGCGGATGGCCGGACCCTGCGGGTCAACGAGGTTCGGACGCCGACCGGCGAGACGGTCAGCATCGTGGCGGACATCACGGAACAGCGACAGGCCCGCGACGAGTTGGCAGAGCTCAATGAAAACCTTGAGGACACCATCCGCGACCGAACACAGAATCTCGTGCGCAAGGCACGTGAGCTGCGGCTGGCCAACCAGCGTCTCATGGAGCTGGACCAGCTCAAGTCCCAGTTCCTCTCCTCGGTTTCCCATGAACTGCGTACGCCGTTGACCTCGCTGCTCGGGTTTTCCAAGCTCATCCGCAAGGACTTCGAGCGTAGCTTCAAGCCCATGGCCGAGGGCGATCGTCCCATGGAGCGTGCGTCCGAGCGTATTCTTTCCAACCTCGACGTGATTCACCTTGAAGGTGATCGCCTCACGAGACTCATTAACGACGTGCTCGATCTTGGTCGCATTGAGTCCGGCCGTATGCGCTGGCGGGACGAGCTTCTGCACGTCCCTGATCTGGTGAACCGGGCCGTGAACGCGGTCTCGGGGCAGTTCTTGACAAAAAGCGGTGTGGAGCTGCTGCCGCCGAAGATCAGGGAAGGTCTTCCTAAAATCCATGCGGACAAGGACAGAATTCTTCAGGTGTTGATCAACCTGCTCAACAACGCCGCCAAGTTCACTCGCAAGGGCTCGGTAGGCGTGGAGGCGGAAACCGATGCGCAGGGATACGTCCTCATCAGGGTGCGCGACACCGGCGTGGGCATCAGCGAGAGCGAACTCCAGCGCATCTTCGACCAGTTCCATCAGGCGGAGCAGGGCGATACGCTTCGCGTGGCTGCGGGCGGGTCCGGGCTGGGGCTGACCATCTCCAAACAGATCGTGGAGCACTATGACGGCCGGATCATGGCTGAGTCGCGCCCCGGGCGGGGAACGGTCATGACCGTGATGCTGCCGCCTGCGGACAGGCATCGGCCGGAAAAGACCGAGGGGGCCGCAGACAAGACCGTGCTCGTGGTGGATGACGATCCCGTCATGCGTGAATTCATGGTGGGACTGCTCAAGGGGGCCGGATATCAGGTGTTCAGCGCCGTGGACGGGAAAGAAGCCCTGGAGATCGTGACCGACGTCCGTCCCGACCTCGTCACCATGGACCTGCTCATGCCCGGCATGGGCGGCGATGACGCTATCCGCAGGCTTCGGGATTCCGAGGAACTCTCGGGCACGCCGGTCCTGCTGGTGAGCGTGGAGCAGGGAACGCACGGGGCCGACGCGGCCATGCTCAAGCCGCTGCGACCGGAATCGTTTCTGCAGGCGGTAGGGTGTTTGCTCGGCGTCACGGGTGAGCCGGTACGCGCGCTTTGCGTTGGCGAACCGCCCGAGGATGCGCCGTGCAGTATTGAAATCGAACCCTGCGGAGTTCAGGAGATGCACAGTCGAATTGAGGCCGGTTTCTCCGGGCTGCTGATTCTCCGGGAAAGCTCTGTTTCCAAGTTGGATGCTTCGCTGCTGGAAGCACTGCCCGGCGGTGTTCTGCTGCTGCCTTGACCATTCACGAGGATCCCCTGTTTTCCCGTGCCGCGATGCTTGCCGTAACGCCGGAGTTGTTTTACAGTTTTTCGCAAGATCACCGTAATCACTCAAGGGGTTCATGATGGGCAAGAAGATTCTGATCGTGGATGATGAAGTCCACATCAAAATGCTTCTCGAACAGACGCTCGAGGAGCTTGAGGACGACTTTGGCGTGGAGCTGTTTACCGCGTCGGACGGAGAGGAAGGACTGGAGCTGATCCGCAGCCATCGTCCGGACCTCGTTTTCCTTGATATCATGATGCCTCGCATGAACGGCTATGAGGTTTGCCGCACCGTTCAGGGCGAGGAAGGTCTGGAAAACGTCAAGATTGTCCTGCTCACCGCCAAGGGACAGGAAGTGGACCGGCGACAGGGCCTTGAGCTAGGCGCCGTTCGTTACATGACAAAGCCGTTCGATCCCGACGAAATTCTCGGGGTTTCCAAGGAAATGCTCGGAGTTTGATTCCGGGAGCCTGCATGACGCACATCGCCAAATTTCTGCGTTCCGTGCCCGTGCGGCGGATGCTGGACAAAACGATTGAAAGCCTCGGTGGCGGCACGCTGGCGGTGTTCCGAAACGGGACCGCGCAGTGCGTATCGCCCGACGGCGCTTCCCCTCCCGACCCCGACGATCCGAAGGTAACAACCTTACAAACCGAAGAACCTGCCGGGCTGACTCTGCGGTATCGACCCGGCCCAGCCACTGCGTCGAACGCCTCTTCCGTACTGGAACTGGGACTTCATTCCCTGACACAGCTCGTGGAGCTGGAACTGGCTCGCCGCTCACTGGCGGACGAAGCTCTGAACAAGTACCGCGAGCTGGCGCTTCTCCATCGCTCCGTTCCCCGCTTCAACACGTCGCTCAGGCTCAACGACGTGGTGCGCGCGCTGCTCAACGAGTGCCGCCGCGAATCGCTTCCCGGGGAATCCTGCGCAGTTTTTCTGAACGATCCGGGCAAGGCCGATCAGGGTGCAGTGCGTTCCTTCGGCAAGTTGTCCGGAGCGGAATTGGAAGCCCTTCGCGGCTCCACGCTTTTCAGCGACGTTATCGGCAAGGCGCGTCCGGAGATCGTCAACGACCTCGTCAACGACGACCGCTGGGACGTTTCTCTGCCCTCGATACACTCCCTCATGGCCGTGCCGTTGGTTTCGCCCAACCGTTGCGAGGGAATGCTTATCCTCGCTTCGGGAAAGGCAGGTGTATTTCAGGCTGCCCACCGCAAGCATCTGGCTACCATGGCCTCGGTGGCGGGAACCTCTTTGAGCAACGCATTCCACTTCGAGGAGACCCAGATTCTCATGGACGCCATGCTGCAAGCGCTCGCTGAGGCAATCGACTCGCGGGACCCCTTCACGGCTGGCCATTCTCGCAGGGTCGCGCAGCTGGCCGCTGCCTTTGCAAGGGAAGTGGGCCGTGACACCCGGGATTTCCCTGATATCGCGCTGGCAGAGCATGAGATTCGCGAGATCTACTACGCCGGAATCCTGCACGACGTGGGCAAGATCGGCATCCGCGAGGAAGTGCTGACCAAGGATTCCCGGCTGCCTGCCAAGACCATGGACATCATCCGGACGCGCATGGAGCTTTTCGAGGAACAGGGCGACTTTGATCGAGAAGAGATGTTCAAGCGCCTGATAGAGCTGAACCGGGCCATGACACCATCGGCCGAGCAGCTGGAACTCGTCGAAAAGCTGGGTGAAATGTGCCGACGCACCGAAAGCCGCGAACTGCCGCTGCTTTACGGTGACGAGTGCGCCTGCCTGACGCTGCCTTACGGCAACCTCACCGAGTCCGAGCGCAGCGAGATCGAGCGCCACTCGGCGGAGTCGGAGCGCATTCTGAATCACATCCCGCTCGGGCGCGGCTTTCCGAACCTGCTGACCGTCATCCGGCAGCATCACGAAAGGCTTGACGGTTCCGGGTATCCGGACGGGTTGCGCGGCTCCGAGATTCTCTTTCAAAGCAGACTTCTGGCCGTGGTTGACGTGTTCGATGCCGTGACGCAGGAGCGTCATTACAAACCGGCCATGACCACCGAGGAAGCCGTGCGCATCCTGCGGCTGGAGGCCGAGAGCGGAAAGCTCGACATGCGTCTGGTGGAATTCTTCGTGGAAAACGTGGAAGCCATCGAAAGGCTTGCCGATGGTTTCGGGGTCGAGGGGTCATCCTTCGTGCAGGGCAATGCCTGCGCCTTGAACCGCTCCGTTGCCTAGCCGCTCTTGAACGTCCCGGTCCGAAGCGCTGCCTCGGCGAGATCGAACGGGGCTTCCCCACATTCCAGAACAGTTCTGCAAAAGTAGGCCAGATCGCCGTCGGCGTATCGCTCGTACAGCCGTTCGAGCTGAAAGCGACCGAGTACCGAGGCGATGCGTTCCCCCGGTTCCAGCATCATGTTGCGCAGCACGCGTAACGATTCTTCCTTACCGTATCCGGCCTGCGTGAGCATGGCCACGCAGTGGTCCTGATCCAGACTTTCGCTGTGCAGCGAGGTCTCGATGAAGGCGCTGGCGGCACGTCTGAGCAGACGCCGATGCAGCAGAAGCCGTTGGACGGGATCTTCCATGAGTCCCAGCCGCTCGGGGATGGTCTCTGCAAAGGTGCGCCATCCCCATGAGGAAAGCGGGTTGCGGACCTGTCCGAGGACGGGGTCGTCCAGCGAAAGTTTGACGGTCTCCAGCAGATGACTGCCGGGATAGCCCAGGCCCGCGGCGATGTGGCGATATTCCAGCGCGGCTCGGCGGTGCTTGGTCTTGCCATGATCGGCCACGGCAAACGCCTCGGGATGAACGAAAAGTATGGCCGGATCCCCGGAGCGGGTGCCGGGCGGCTCGTAGAACGCGGTCAGGGAAAGAGACATGGCATAGGGCGGCGGGGTGCGGACTTCGAGGCCGCGATCCCGGAGCATCCCGGGAAACGCCTTGCCCGAGAGTATTCCGCGCAGTTCCTCCATGCTTTCGCCAAAGGCCTCGCGCGGGTCCGGGATGTCGTCGGGCTCCAGGCCGGCCAGCACATCCTGCCAGTTCCTTCCGGGAAAATGCTCCGAGGCGATCTCATCCAGCGTGTCGAGGCTTTTCTGCCACTGCTTTTTCGCGATGATGCGGATGTCGTCCACCGATGCGTCGGTGCCGAGGCCGTAGCGCAGGACGTCCTCAAGCGGCGGTCCCTGCGCCTGCGTCACCTGCGGACGAGTGCTTACGAACCTGTCGAATTCGCGAAGGGCTTCCAGACAGCCGTCGAGCAGGCTGCGGAGCTTTGGCTCCGACGAAAACGGGGGTTCCGTGGCGATGGTGTTGATATAGCGTGCGCAGTCGCGGGTCATGGTCTGGGCGGTGGCCCGGGAGACGGTCGTTACCGCGTCGAGGTGCTCCTGCGAGCAGGCCAGCAGGCCCGGAACCGCCTTGAGCCGTTTGGCCAGACGCGAGTTGAGCTTGCGTGGCGAATCGCAGGGTTTTTCCAGTGCGTGGCGGATGCCGTCGAATGCGGTCTTGAGATACAGCGCCGGGGAGCGTTTCCATGGCTCGTTGGCGGTGAGTTCCAGCAGCAGGCCGTCGGCGTTCAGGGCCAAAGCACGGGCCCGGGCCTTGTCCCAGCCTTCGGAGCGGGTGGCCATGGCCCGGAAATCATCGCGGAACCGTCTGATTTTCTCCGTGATTTTCCTGAGGGCCTTGGGTGAAAAGTCTTCAAGGAGGTCGAACCGTCCGGCAGCGTCGCGGGCGGCGGGCAGATAACGCAGGCCGCCCGTGGCGCACAGGACCGGAAAAGACTTGGAGAGGAACGAGTAGTATTTTTGGATGGTTCTGTTTTTCATGTCCCCTCCGGTGGTTGTCGTGGGCGATTATACGGGCAGGAAGCGCTTGAGAGAGCTGATGAGGTTGCCAAGCTCGGCCTTGGAGACCTGATCGTCAGCGCCGACCGCCTGTCCCTTGTGCTGGAGGGTCTCGGTGATGATGGAAGAGCAGAGCACCACGGGGAGTTCCTTGAGCACGGGGTCTTCCTTGATGCGCTTGGTCAGGTTGTGGCCGTCCATGACGGGCATCTCGATGTCGCTGACCACCGCGTCCACGAAGTCCTTGACCGGGCGTCCTTCCTCGGCGGCCTGCCTGCGCATCCTGTCGAGCTGCGACCATGCCTGCTCGCCGTTTTCCACCGTTGTGACCTGATATCCGGCTTTCTTCAGGATGCCGGAGATCATCTTGCGGGCCATGTTGGAGTCGTCCGCGAGCAGCAGCTTGTAATGCTTGCTCTGGATTTCTTCGACGTCCTTGGTTTCCGGCTCCCGCAGGAAGTCGGCTTCGGGATTGAGGTCGGCGCAGATTTTTTCCATGTCGAGGATGAACACGATACGGTTGTCCATCTTGACCACGCCGGTGATGGAGTTGGCCGTGAGCGAGGAGACGTATTTGGTGGGGGCCTCCACCTCGCGCCAGTTGATGCGGTGAATCCGGGTGACGCCCGAAACGAGGAACGCACTGCGCATCCGGTTGAACTCGGTGACGATGACCTTGGGTTCGTCACTGGCGGCACGGGGCTTCTTGAGCCAGACGGCAAGGTCGATCAGCGGGATGATCTGGTTGCGGAGGTTGAATGCGCCGAGCACCGAGGGGTGCGAAATCTCGGGCATCTCGGTAAGCTCCGGAAGTCGAATGATTTCAAGAACTTTTGCTACGTTGATGCCGTAGTACAACCGGACGGGCTTGCCGCCTTCGGTCTTGGGTTCCTCGTCGAGATAGAACTCCACGATTTCCAATTCGTTGGTTCCGGATTCGAGAAGGATTTCGGACTGTTTGCTCATTCAGGCTCCTTTGGCGTGCCGTGAAGGGACGTGTCTGCGGATAGTACCATTACACCAATCGCGCACGACCCCGCAAGCGGGGTATTTTAGCTTTCCCGCTCCGGTGCGAGTTCGTATTTGTTGATCTTGTAATGGATGGCCCGACGGCTGATGCCGAGCTTTTCCGCGGCCTTTTTCTTGACCCAGCCGCACTGATCCAGCGCGCGCAGGATCGTGCGGCGCTCGTTTTCTTCCAGAGACAGCGGCTCCGGACCGGAATTCCGGTCGTCGGCGGGCGGCGGAGTGAGCTGAACGTGCTCCGGGAGCAGGGTTTCGCCGTCGCAGAACACGAGGCCGCCCTCAATGGCGTGCATGAGTTCGCGGATATTGCCCGGCCACGGGTGGACGCGGAGCTTCTCAAGGGTCTTGGAGCCGAGGCGGACCGTCGGACGTCCCATGCGCTCGTTGTACATGGCGGTGAATCGTTCGGCCAGTTCGGGGATGTCTTCGGGGCGCTCGCGAAGCGGCGGAATCTCCAGCGTGACTACCCGCAGGCGAAAGTAGAGGTCTTCGCGAAATTCGCCTTCGTGAACCATTCGCAGCAGGTCCGCGTTGGTGGCGGCGATGACCCGGCAGTTCACCTTGCGCTCGGTGGTGTCGCCCACGCGGCGGATCGTCCGTTCCTGAAGAAAGCGCAGCAGCCGTGTCTGCATTTCCGGCGAGATGTTGCCGATCTCGTCCAGAAACAGCGTGCCGCCTTCGGCTTCCTCGATGAGTCCCCGTTTATCCTTGACCGCGTTGGTGAAGGCGCCGCGGACATGGCCGAAAAGTTCGCTCTCAAGCAGTGAGCTCTGGGTGGAGCCGCAGTCCACGGGTACGAAGGGGCCGTCGGCCCGCTTGCTGCCGTCGTGGATGAGCCTCGCCGCGCGCTCCTTGCCGGTGCCGGATTCGCCCAGCAGCATCACGCTGACGTCGGCTGCGGCCACCCGCTCCAGACGGGAGACGAAGTCCTGCATGGCCGGGCTCTGGGTCCCCCAGAAGTCCTCCAGAGGCAGGCGCGACGGTTTCGGACTTTTGGGCGGACGTTGCTCAAGGGCGGATTTGATGCGCGAGACCAGTTCCAGCCCGTCGAATGGTTTGGTGAGGTAGTCCGCAGCCCCGTTTTTGAGGGTGTCCACGGCCTCGGGAACGTTGCCGTATGCCGTGAGGAGAATGACCGGAATATGCGGCCAGCCGTGAGAAACTTCATGCAGCAGGCCCTTGCCGCCCATGCCGGGCATCTTCACGTCGGAGACGATGAGGTCCACGGGTTCCTCGGCGATCATCTCAAGGGCCGTTTCGGCACAGTCGGCGGTGAGCACTTCGTATCCGGCGCTCTGAAGTCTGGCTTCGAGCACGGTGAGGATGTCGTCATCATCGTCCACGGCGAGTATCAGCGGGGTGTCGTTCATGCGTTATTCCTGTTCGTTGATTGCGGGCGGCAGCACGAAGGAGAAGCGGCAGCCTTCGCCCTCGGGGCAGTGCAGATGCAGGGTGGAGCCGTGCGCCTCGACGATCTTGCGGCAGATGGCAAGGCCGAGGCCCGCACCGTTCTTCTGCTCCCTGACGCCCTCGGAGCGGTAGTATTTGTCGAAAACCAGATCCTGCTCCTCTTCCGGGATGCCCGGGCCGTGATCCTGTACCGCGAACTCCGCGCCGCCGTTGGAGGGGGTCAGGGTCAATACGACGCGGGAACCCGAGGGGGAGAACTTCACGGCGTTGTCGCCGAGGTTGGTCAGCACCTGTCGGATTCGTCCGGCATCGGCGCGCACCGGATGCCGGGGCGCGGTGACGCTCGTCTCCAGCTCGATGCCTGCCTGACTGGCGGCGGGGAGCAGGCTCTCGGCCACTTCTTCCAGCAGGGCGCTCCCGTCCGTGGGCTCCGGGGAGATGGTCAGCCTGCCGGACTCCAGCCGGGACACGGTCATGAGCTTTTCCAGCAGGTCGGACAGGTTCCCCGCCTGCTGCTGGGAAATATCGATGAACTTGGCCTGCCGTTCGTTGATCTCGCCGAAGACGCCTTCGCGGATCATGTTCAGAGATTCCCGGATGGTGGTCAGTGGCGTGCGGATTTCGTGGCTGAGCATGGAGACGAACTCGGCCCGCATGCGTTCTTCGGCCCTGAGCCTTGCCCCCATGCGGTTGAAGGCGGAGCCAAGCTCGGCCAGCTCGTCGCGCGTGGCCACGCGAACGGGTGTACGAAGCCCGCCGGTGCGGACCTCCCTGATGCCGCGGCGAATTTCCCTCAGGCTGCGGTTGAGCCGCCACGCAAGAAAGAGGCTGCCGCCGGTGCCGAGGATGAAGCAGGCCACGAGGCCCCAGATGCCGGTAAGCATGGCCGTCCTGCCGGAGCGTTCCAGCTCGCGCAGGCGTCGTTGCATCTCCGAACGGTTGCGTTCAAGCGTGGTGTTGAGCACGCCAAGCCACTTGCGGATGGTCGGATTGGGTTCCAGCGCCTTGTCCGGCGGGCCTTCCTGATCGATGGTTATCGAAAACTCTTCGGTCAGTGGGGCCCATTCCTCGTTCATTTCCGGGTGCTCGTCGAGGGTGTCTCGCAGAATTTCGCCAAAGCGGTCGATGTCTTCGACCACGTAGTCCACGGCTTCTTCCGCGCCGAGCAGGGTGAAGCGCCGGATGTTTTCCTGTACGCTTTCAAGCCGCTCGGCCATCTGTCTTGCGGCGACGCCGATTTCGTGATTGCGTGCCACGAGGTCTTCGGCCGCGGCGGTGTTTTCCGAAACTCGCAGGATCAGCCAGCCCGAAGTCACGAAAAAGATGGTCACCAGAAGCAGGGACCAAAGCAGGAGCTTGTTCGAGATGCTGATTCTTCGAGCCATGGGAACCTGTTTGTTTAGGCGTTGGCAGGTCTTGGATTTATAGCCTTACCGGGGCCGCAATGCAACGGGCCGCCGGGACCCTCCGGTCCCGGCGGCCCTGCCCGTTCCTGAAAGTCTCGGGAATCAGCCCCGCATTTCGAATTGGTCGTATGTCTTGTCGTGGTCGAAGGGGTCGCAGCGGATTTCGTCCACTTCGGGCAGGGGCGCCTTGGTGCGCAGCTGGTGCTCGAACTGTTTGAGCTTTTCCGTGTCGCCCTGAACGAGAATCTCGGCCTCGCGATCCTGCACGTTGCGAACCCAGCCGGTCAGTCCGAGGTGCTCGGCTTCCTTCTGGACCCAGCCCTGGAAGTTTCCACCGTGAACCTTGCCTTTGACGATGCAGCGGTAACTGTTCATTTCGAATGCCTCCCTTGGAATTTTCATTCGACGATACATTATCCTGCGCATTTGGAAAAGTGGGGGGAAGTATTTTTGTGGGTCGGAAGTTTGAGGATGGCGTGGAAAAGGTGTGTCCATAAAAAATGGATGCCGAACCATGTTTCGTGGAAACTCTACGATTCATGGTCCGCTTGGGGCTGTGTGTTTCCGGAACCGTCAGGGAAAGATGCGACATTACGGCGTGTTGGAAGAGCAGGTGTGTTTGGCATGGATGGTGCTAATTGATGGGTGACCAAGAATACCAATCGAGGGCCGATCAATGACTGGCAAGAAGATACATACAAGCAACAAGTCCGGCATGGCAGCCGTGGAGATGGCATTCATCCTGCCGCTCTTCTTCGTGCTCATGCTCGGCATGTTCGACATCGGCCGCTGGTGCTGGGCTCGCAACGTGGTCAACGACGCGGCCTCTCAGGGCGCCCGCGCCGCCATGCTGCACGAATACACCGAAGCCGACATCTGGTCGGTGGTGGAAAGTGAAGTGCAGGGCGGCGGCATCAACTCCTCGCCCGAAGTGGTCGTGAGCGAACGGATTCCCGAAGAGCCCGTGAGCGTGACGGTCAGCGTGCCGTTCGAATTCTATACCCTAGCATCCGTTCTTGAAGGACTGGCGGAGAACAGGACGATAACGGCAACAGCGGTGGTGCGTCATGAGCGGTAACAGCAAGAGATACAATACCCGAAAAGGCAACAGCACCGTGGAATTCGCGCTTGCGGCAAGTCTTGTGCTGGTTCCGCTGCTGCTGTTCATGGTGGACGCCCACAGAATGTACACGCTGCACACGTCCCTTAACCGCGCCGCCCGCGAAGGGGCCGTGCAGGCATCGCGAGGCCATGACGCCCGTCAGGCCGTGGTGGACTCTCTCAGCTCCGCCGGCTTTGACCCGTCCCTGCTGACCATGGCCGTCCAGACGGCAGCCGCCGGCGATTTCGGCGAAGCGGTAGATGTGAACCTGAGCTACGACGCCTCCGGGCAGGTCGTCCTTCCGTTGCAGGACATTTTCTCCACGCTGGCTGAGGCTTCGGCTACCGCCAAGATGGAATAGAAGGAGGGACGGCATGAATATCATCAGACGATTCGTTCGCGAAGAACAGGGCATAACAAGCATTCTCGTGGCGGCGGCCCTCGTGGCCATCGCCGGGGTGGCCGCGCTGGCGGTTGACCTGGCCCACATGCAGTTTCGCAGAAGCGACATGCAAAGCGCCTCGGACGCCGGTGCGCTGGCTGGGGCCGATGCACTG
This genomic interval carries:
- a CDS encoding chemotaxis protein; protein product: MSKQSEILLESGTNELEIVEFYLDEEPKTEGGKPVRLYYGINVAKVLEIIRLPELTEMPEISHPSVLGAFNLRNQIIPLIDLAVWLKKPRAASDEPKVIVTEFNRMRSAFLVSGVTRIHRINWREVEAPTKYVSSLTANSITGVVKMDNRIVFILDMEKICADLNPEADFLREPETKDVEEIQSKHYKLLLADDSNMARKMISGILKKAGYQVTTVENGEQAWSQLDRMRRQAAEEGRPVKDFVDAVVSDIEMPVMDGHNLTKRIKEDPVLKELPVVLCSSIITETLQHKGQAVGADDQVSKAELGNLISSLKRFLPV
- a CDS encoding TadE/TadG family type IV pilus assembly protein yields the protein MSGNSKRYNTRKGNSTVEFALAASLVLVPLLLFMVDAHRMYTLHTSLNRAAREGAVQASRGHDARQAVVDSLSSAGFDPSLLTMAVQTAAAGDFGEAVDVNLSYDASGQVVLPLQDIFSTLAEASATAKME
- a CDS encoding TadE/TadG family type IV pilus assembly protein, yielding MTGKKIHTSNKSGMAAVEMAFILPLFFVLMLGMFDIGRWCWARNVVNDAASQGARAAMLHEYTEADIWSVVESEVQGGGINSSPEVVVSERIPEEPVSVTVSVPFEFYTLASVLEGLAENRTITATAVVRHER
- a CDS encoding acylphosphatase, whose product is MNSYRCIVKGKVHGGNFQGWVQKEAEHLGLTGWVRNVQDREAEILVQGDTEKLKQFEHQLRTKAPLPEVDEIRCDPFDHDKTYDQFEMRG
- a CDS encoding sensor histidine kinase, translating into MARRISISNKLLLWSLLLVTIFFVTSGWLILRVSENTAAAEDLVARNHEIGVAARQMAERLESVQENIRRFTLLGAEEAVDYVVEDIDRFGEILRDTLDEHPEMNEEWAPLTEEFSITIDQEGPPDKALEPNPTIRKWLGVLNTTLERNRSEMQRRLRELERSGRTAMLTGIWGLVACFILGTGGSLFLAWRLNRSLREIRRGIREVRTGGLRTPVRVATRDELAELGSAFNRMGARLRAEERMRAEFVSMLSHEIRTPLTTIRESLNMIREGVFGEINERQAKFIDISQQQAGNLSDLLEKLMTVSRLESGRLTISPEPTDGSALLEEVAESLLPAASQAGIELETSVTAPRHPVRADAGRIRQVLTNLGDNAVKFSPSGSRVVLTLTPSNGGAEFAVQDHGPGIPEEEQDLVFDKYYRSEGVREQKNGAGLGLAICRKIVEAHGSTLHLHCPEGEGCRFSFVLPPAINEQE
- a CDS encoding sigma-54-dependent transcriptional regulator — encoded protein: MNDTPLILAVDDDDDILTVLEARLQSAGYEVLTADCAETALEMIAEEPVDLIVSDVKMPGMGGKGLLHEVSHGWPHIPVILLTAYGNVPEAVDTLKNGAADYLTKPFDGLELVSRIKSALEQRPPKSPKPSRLPLEDFWGTQSPAMQDFVSRLERVAAADVSVMLLGESGTGKERAARLIHDGSKRADGPFVPVDCGSTQSSLLESELFGHVRGAFTNAVKDKRGLIEEAEGGTLFLDEIGNISPEMQTRLLRFLQERTIRRVGDTTERKVNCRVIAATNADLLRMVHEGEFREDLYFRLRVVTLEIPPLRERPEDIPELAERFTAMYNERMGRPTVRLGSKTLEKLRVHPWPGNIRELMHAIEGGLVFCDGETLLPEHVQLTPPPADDRNSGPEPLSLEENERRTILRALDQCGWVKKKAAEKLGISRRAIHYKINKYELAPERES